A single genomic interval of Struthio camelus isolate bStrCam1 chromosome 39, bStrCam1.hap1, whole genome shotgun sequence harbors:
- the ARHGEF1 gene encoding rho guanine nucleotide exchange factor 1 isoform X3, translating to MRGGPGAAVHVGQGSARPGPWGDACAGGSWAAPYRVEAASEGREGRPAVGRPTARAMGLPPRWRRGVPCPGGGHRLSPLPGIAAPPGGPAMPGIPEAFGASVTPVACVSPPRCPPRARGAPRSPAGPAPPRGPLRTAGAWTPSNGDRAAAEGAAKRAAGLWGREPEEPPFRCGATGRGRPEEPRCPGPAPPPQTSWGRTPPPPPTGRGCHISCPSDPCHRRPLGKRRDPPSRPTGPPPLPGGSMEPEEAFNGSPAAGARGGSVVAIIGAEDEDFENDIEPNPDDQNSMFQSLELVRQHPAYLMAFLQHVVLQFDSCPVLCYLHVDMLRKMNPKEGKKQFLEFCHLFLDKAGLLRVPVPHQVQFELDRTRPELLADDVQRRYLQEIQAFQEPEISRQLEDFRSKRLMGMTPGEQELTELESYQTRDVGIREAKEKQLAEVLLARLEEMHLTISSDEEKSSAIFGAIVTYMKYLGVKTKLSDSKKSKSNFFRKKISGIKKPEELQAKSRKGFSLPGAALWNRDTHTDKATHPDRKGPRASDKIDSGAARPKAGAAGTPASDPPSVAVTINPPPGEGAEGDAGLDPPGPTELGDTPPRGFCPTEPPSSEQHPTEDGAESERKRIRLPGKLGRSESLRVYERKRSQRGSAKGKQPRSRSDVDLEAAARATELEERPSLAQGRQRPTLEPGGPGGGEPPQSFLPPQSEETEPRVSELELDPPTWRQLAAPDALLRLKKSEVKRQEVINELFLTEHAHVRMLRVLLEVFYQPMLKEAFFDEQELSNIFPSLEDLVEVHTVFLDSLKKLREESNYVISEIGDVLLARFEGTEGSWFQKISARFCSRQSFALDQLKAKQRKDTRFSQFIQEAESQPRCRRLQLKDIIPTEMQRLTKYPLLLHNITKCTEAAGERAKVEQAAECCRQILNHVNQEVRDMENLMKLKDYQRRLDLSNLKQSMDPLLSEFKNTDITKRNLVHEGPLTWRVTRDKAVDVHVLLLDDLLVLLQRQEERLVLRCHSRTITPTPDGKQMLSPIIKLSSAMTREVATDHKAFYVIISWENGAQIYELVAQTVSERKNWCAMISETAGSLKLPGSHRAKTARGGPNPHSPIYYREPLLSSSENGGSLKEPLSLDEREKDGAVEGTEFEGGPEKMEKEAERVLAEVLALRRPPRAGGEGALAAAALGRVRALTRLLTGEPPAAGDGAASPPEDAWEGPSRAPAEEERRDAGDGAESEGEGRGQRAEGAAAAGATPNGPRSPEWGARLAAAEGPAPPLALAPAQAAWLRDELRGLEEALRGLKVIEEDYWQLQELLAKHSSTGCLFT from the exons ATGCGCggggggccaggggcagccgtGCATGTGGGGCAGGGCTCTGCTAGGCCGGGGCCGTGGGGAGACGCGTGCGCGGGGGGCAGCTGGGCGGCTCCGTACAGGGTGGAGGCCGCGTCGGAGGGGCGCGAGGGGCGCCCGGCCGTGGGGCGCCCCACTGCCAGGGCTATGGGGCTGCCCCCACGGTGGAGGCGGGGTgtcccctgccccgggggggggcaccgccTCTCGCCCCTCCCCGGCATCGCCGCCCCTCCCGGCGGCCCTGCCATGCCAGGAATCCCGGAGGCATTTGGGGCCTCGGTGACACCCGTGgcgtgtgtgtcccccccccggtgtcccccacgCGCCCGGGgggcgccccgctccccggcagggccggcccccccccgcggcccgctcCGGACAGCTGGAGCCTGGACACCGTCCAACGGGGACAGGGCAGCGGCCGAGGGCGCTGCCAagcgggcggcggggctgtggggcagag AGCCCGAGGAGCCGCCTTTCCGCTGCGGGGCGACGGGGAGGGGGCGCCCcgaggagcccaggtgtccgggtcctgccccccccccccaaacttcttGGGGCCGtactccgcccccccccccgacgggcAGGGGTTGCCACATTTCCTGCCCGTCGGACCCGTGCCACCGGCGCCCGCTCGGCAAGAG GCGCGACCCCCCGAGCCGGCCGACGgggccccccccgctccccgggggCAGCATGGAGCCCGAGGAGGCGTTTAACGGG AGCCCGGCGGCGGGTGCTCGCGGCGGGTCCGTCGTGGCCATCATCGGCGCCGAGGATGAGGACTTTGAGAACGACATCGAGCCG aaCCCCGACGACCAGAACAGCATGTTCCAGAGCCTGGAGCTGGTCCGGCAGCACCCGGCCTATCTCATGGCCTTCCTGCAGCACGTCGTCCTGCAGTTCGACTCCTGCCCCGTG ctctgctaCCTGCACGTGGACATGCTGCGCAAGATGAACCCCAAGGAGGGCAAGAAGCAGTTCCTCGAgttctgccacttgttcctggaCAAGGCCGGG CTCCTGCGGGTGCCTGTCCCCCACCAGGTGCAGTTCGAACTGG ACCGCACGCGCCCCGAGCTGCTGGCGGACGACGTGCAGCGCCGGTACCTGCAGGAAATCCAGGCCTTCCAGGAGCCCGAGATCTCCCGGCAGCTGGAGGACTTCAG GTCCAAGCGCCTGATGGGCATGACGCCGGGGGAGCAGGAGCTGACCGAGCTGGAGTCCTACCAGACCCGGGACGTCGGCATCCGGGAGGCCAAGGAGAAGCAGCTGGCGGAGGTGCTGCTGGCTCGGCTGGAGGAGATGCA CCTCACGATATCTTCCGACGAGGAAAAAAG CTCTGCCATCTTTGGTGCCATCGTGACCTACATGAAGTACCTGGGGGTTAAAACCAAACTCAGCGACAGCAAGAAATCGAAATCCAACTTCTTCCGCAAGAAG ATCTCGGGGATCAAGAAGCCCGAGGAGCTGCAAGCAAAGTCACGGAAGGGCTTCAGCCTGCCGGGGGCTGCCCTCTGGAACCGCGACACCCACA cGGACAAGGCGACGCACCCGGACAGGAAGGGCCCCAGAGCGTCAGACAAGATTGACAGTGGCGCCGCGCGGCCCAAagcgggggcggccgggacccccgcCTCCGACCCCCCCAGCGTGGCCGTGACCATCAACCCCCCGCCGGGGGAAGGCGCCGAAGGCGATGCAG gtTTGGACCCGCCAGGCCCCACCGAGCTGGGAGACACCCCCCCGCGAGGcttctgccccacagagccccccaGCAGCGAGCAGCACCCCACAGAAGATGGGGCTGAGAGTGAGAG AAAACGGATCAG GCTGCCGGGGAAGCTGGGGCGCTCGGAGAGCCTGCGCGTGTACGAGCGGAAGCGTTCCCAGCGCGGCTCGGCCAAGGGCAAGCAGCCGCGCTCCCGCAGCGACGTGGACCTggaggcggccgcccgcgccaCCGAGCTGGAGGAACGGCCCTCGCTGGCCCAGGGCCGCCAGAGACCCAC CCTggagccgggggggccgggggggggcgagcccccgcagtcctttctgcctccccagtCTGAGGAGACTGAGCCGCGCGTTTCGGAGCTGGAGCTGGACCCGCCGACCTGGCGCCAGctcgctgcccccgacgccctcCTCAGGCTGAAGAAGAGCGAAGTCAAGCGGCAAGAAGTCATCAACG AGCTGTTCCTGACGGAGCACGCCCACGTGCGGATGCTGCGCGTCCTGCTGGAGGTTTTCTACCAGCCCATGCTGAAGGAGGCCTTCTTCGACGAGCAGGAGCTCTCCAACATCTTCCCCAGCCTCGAGGACCTCGTGGAAGTCCACA ccGTCTTCCTCGACAGCCTGAAGAAGCTGCGGGAGGAGAGCAACTACGTCATCTCCGAGATCGGAGACGTGCTGCTGGCCCGG TTCGAGGGCACGGAGGGCAGCTGGTTCCAGAAGATCTCGGCGCGGTTCTGCAGCCGCCAGTCGTTCGCGCTGGACCAGCTCAAGGCCAAGCAGCGCAAGGACACCCGCTTCAGCCAGTTCATCCAG GAGGCGGAGAgccagccgcgctgccgccggctgcAGCTGAAGGACATCATCCCCACGGAAATGCAGCGCCTCACCAAGTACCCGCTGCTGCTGCACAACATCACCAAGTGCACCG AGGCCGCGGGCGAGCGGGCCAAGGTGGAGCAGGCGGCCGAGTGCTGCCGGCAGATCCTGAACCACGTCAACCAGGAGGTGCGGGACATGGAGAACCTCATG aaGCTGAAGGACTACCAGCGGCGCCTGGATCTCTCCAACCTGAAGCAGAGCATGGACCCGCTGCTGAGCGAGTTCAAG aaCACGGACATCACCAAGAGGAACCTGGTGCACGAGGGGCCGCTGACCTGGCGCGTCACCAGGGACAAGGCCGTGG acgTGCACGTGCTGCTGCTGGACgacctgctggtgctgctgcagcggcaGGAGGAGCGCCTGGTGCTGCGCTGCCACAGCCGCACCATCACGCCCACGCCCGACGGCAAGCAGATGCTGAGCCCCATCATCAAGCTCAGCTCCGCCATGACCCGCGAGGTGGCCACAG ACCACAAGGCCTTTTACGTGATCATCAGCTGGGAGAACGGGGCCCAGATCTACGAGCTGGTGGCGCAGACGGTGTCGGAGAGGAAAAA ctgGTGCGCCATGATCAGCGAGACGGCCGGCTCCCTCAAGCTCCCCGGATCCCATCGGGCCAAGACGGCGCGCGGGGGGCCGAACCCCCACAGCCCCATCTA ttaCCGGGAGCCACTGCTCAGCAGCTCGGAGAACGGGGGGTCCCTCAAGGAGCCGCTGTCCTTGGACG AGCGCGAGAAGGACGGGGCGGTGGAGGGCACCGAGTTCGAGGGGGGCCCCgagaagatggagaaggaggcGGAGCGGGTCCTGGCCGAGGTGCTGGCGCTGCGCAgacccccccgggcgggcggcgagggggccctggccgccgccgcgctgggcaGAG TGCGCGCCCTGACGCGGCTGCTGACGGGggagccccccgcggcgggcgacGGCGCCGCCTCGCCCCCCGAGGACGCCTGGgaggggccgagccgggcccccGCCGAGGAGGAGCGCCGCGACGCGGGCGACGGGGCcgagagcgagggcgagggccgcgggcagcgcgccgagggcgccgccgccgcag GGGCCACCCCGAACGGCCCCCGCTCCCCCGAGtggggggcccggctggccgcGGCGGAGGGGCCCGCGCCCCCCCTGGCGCTCGCCCCGGCGCAGGCGGCCTGGCTGCGGGACGAGCTGCGCGGC
- the ARHGEF1 gene encoding rho guanine nucleotide exchange factor 1 isoform X1, which produces MGLPPRWRRGVPCPGGGHRLSPLPGIAAPPGGPAMPGIPEAFGASVTPVACVSPPRCPPRARGAPRSPAGPAPPRGPLRTAGAWTPSNGDRAAAEGAAKRAAGLWGREPEEPPFRCGATGRGRPEEPRCPGPAPPPQTSWGRTPPPPPTGRGCHISCPSDPCHRRPLGKRRDPPSRPTGPPPLPGGSMEPEEAFNGSPAAGARGGSVVAIIGAEDEDFENDIEPNPDDQNSMFQSLELVRQHPAYLMAFLQHVVLQFDSCPVLCYLHVDMLRKMNPKEGKKQFLEFCHLFLDKAGLLRVPVPHQVQFELDRTRPELLADDVQRRYLQEIQAFQEPEISRQLEDFRSKRLMGMTPGEQELTELESYQTRDVGIREAKEKQLAEVLLARLEEMHLTISSDEEKSSAIFGAIVTYMKYLGVKTKLSDSKKSKSNFFRKKISGIKKPEELQAKSRKGFSLPGAALWNRDTHNSDFRQSKVPEGEADKATHPDRKGPRASDKIDSGAARPKAGAAGTPASDPPSVAVTINPPPGEGAEGDAGLDPPGPTELGDTPPRGFCPTEPPSSEQHPTEDGAESERKRIRLPGKLGRSESLRVYERKRSQRGSAKGKQPRSRSDVDLEAAARATELEERPSLAQGRQRPTLEPGGPGGGEPPQSFLPPQSEETEPRVSELELDPPTWRQLAAPDALLRLKKSEVKRQEVINELFLTEHAHVRMLRVLLEVFYQPMLKEAFFDEQELSNIFPSLEDLVEVHTVFLDSLKKLREESNYVISEIGDVLLARFEGTEGSWFQKISARFCSRQSFALDQLKAKQRKDTRFSQFIQEAESQPRCRRLQLKDIIPTEMQRLTKYPLLLHNITKCTEAAGERAKVEQAAECCRQILNHVNQEVRDMENLMKLKDYQRRLDLSNLKQSMDPLLSEFKNTDITKRNLVHEGPLTWRVTRDKAVDVHVLLLDDLLVLLQRQEERLVLRCHSRTITPTPDGKQMLSPIIKLSSAMTREVATDHKAFYVIISWENGAQIYELVAQTVSERKNWCAMISETAGSLKLPGSHRAKTARGGPNPHSPIYYREPLLSSSENGGSLKEPLSLDEREKDGAVEGTEFEGGPEKMEKEAERVLAEVLALRRPPRAGGEGALAAAALGRVRALTRLLTGEPPAAGDGAASPPEDAWEGPSRAPAEEERRDAGDGAESEGEGRGQRAEGAAAAGATPNGPRSPEWGARLAAAEGPAPPLALAPAQAAWLRDELRGLEEALRGLKVIEEDYWQLQELLAKHSSTGCLFT; this is translated from the exons ATGGGGCTGCCCCCACGGTGGAGGCGGGGTgtcccctgccccgggggggggcaccgccTCTCGCCCCTCCCCGGCATCGCCGCCCCTCCCGGCGGCCCTGCCATGCCAGGAATCCCGGAGGCATTTGGGGCCTCGGTGACACCCGTGgcgtgtgtgtcccccccccggtgtcccccacgCGCCCGGGgggcgccccgctccccggcagggccggcccccccccgcggcccgctcCGGACAGCTGGAGCCTGGACACCGTCCAACGGGGACAGGGCAGCGGCCGAGGGCGCTGCCAagcgggcggcggggctgtggggcagag AGCCCGAGGAGCCGCCTTTCCGCTGCGGGGCGACGGGGAGGGGGCGCCCcgaggagcccaggtgtccgggtcctgccccccccccccaaacttcttGGGGCCGtactccgcccccccccccgacgggcAGGGGTTGCCACATTTCCTGCCCGTCGGACCCGTGCCACCGGCGCCCGCTCGGCAAGAG GCGCGACCCCCCGAGCCGGCCGACGgggccccccccgctccccgggggCAGCATGGAGCCCGAGGAGGCGTTTAACGGG AGCCCGGCGGCGGGTGCTCGCGGCGGGTCCGTCGTGGCCATCATCGGCGCCGAGGATGAGGACTTTGAGAACGACATCGAGCCG aaCCCCGACGACCAGAACAGCATGTTCCAGAGCCTGGAGCTGGTCCGGCAGCACCCGGCCTATCTCATGGCCTTCCTGCAGCACGTCGTCCTGCAGTTCGACTCCTGCCCCGTG ctctgctaCCTGCACGTGGACATGCTGCGCAAGATGAACCCCAAGGAGGGCAAGAAGCAGTTCCTCGAgttctgccacttgttcctggaCAAGGCCGGG CTCCTGCGGGTGCCTGTCCCCCACCAGGTGCAGTTCGAACTGG ACCGCACGCGCCCCGAGCTGCTGGCGGACGACGTGCAGCGCCGGTACCTGCAGGAAATCCAGGCCTTCCAGGAGCCCGAGATCTCCCGGCAGCTGGAGGACTTCAG GTCCAAGCGCCTGATGGGCATGACGCCGGGGGAGCAGGAGCTGACCGAGCTGGAGTCCTACCAGACCCGGGACGTCGGCATCCGGGAGGCCAAGGAGAAGCAGCTGGCGGAGGTGCTGCTGGCTCGGCTGGAGGAGATGCA CCTCACGATATCTTCCGACGAGGAAAAAAG CTCTGCCATCTTTGGTGCCATCGTGACCTACATGAAGTACCTGGGGGTTAAAACCAAACTCAGCGACAGCAAGAAATCGAAATCCAACTTCTTCCGCAAGAAG ATCTCGGGGATCAAGAAGCCCGAGGAGCTGCAAGCAAAGTCACGGAAGGGCTTCAGCCTGCCGGGGGCTGCCCTCTGGAACCGCGACACCCACA ATTCCGATTTCAGGCAAAGCAAAGTCCCTGAGGGCGAAG cGGACAAGGCGACGCACCCGGACAGGAAGGGCCCCAGAGCGTCAGACAAGATTGACAGTGGCGCCGCGCGGCCCAAagcgggggcggccgggacccccgcCTCCGACCCCCCCAGCGTGGCCGTGACCATCAACCCCCCGCCGGGGGAAGGCGCCGAAGGCGATGCAG gtTTGGACCCGCCAGGCCCCACCGAGCTGGGAGACACCCCCCCGCGAGGcttctgccccacagagccccccaGCAGCGAGCAGCACCCCACAGAAGATGGGGCTGAGAGTGAGAG AAAACGGATCAG GCTGCCGGGGAAGCTGGGGCGCTCGGAGAGCCTGCGCGTGTACGAGCGGAAGCGTTCCCAGCGCGGCTCGGCCAAGGGCAAGCAGCCGCGCTCCCGCAGCGACGTGGACCTggaggcggccgcccgcgccaCCGAGCTGGAGGAACGGCCCTCGCTGGCCCAGGGCCGCCAGAGACCCAC CCTggagccgggggggccgggggggggcgagcccccgcagtcctttctgcctccccagtCTGAGGAGACTGAGCCGCGCGTTTCGGAGCTGGAGCTGGACCCGCCGACCTGGCGCCAGctcgctgcccccgacgccctcCTCAGGCTGAAGAAGAGCGAAGTCAAGCGGCAAGAAGTCATCAACG AGCTGTTCCTGACGGAGCACGCCCACGTGCGGATGCTGCGCGTCCTGCTGGAGGTTTTCTACCAGCCCATGCTGAAGGAGGCCTTCTTCGACGAGCAGGAGCTCTCCAACATCTTCCCCAGCCTCGAGGACCTCGTGGAAGTCCACA ccGTCTTCCTCGACAGCCTGAAGAAGCTGCGGGAGGAGAGCAACTACGTCATCTCCGAGATCGGAGACGTGCTGCTGGCCCGG TTCGAGGGCACGGAGGGCAGCTGGTTCCAGAAGATCTCGGCGCGGTTCTGCAGCCGCCAGTCGTTCGCGCTGGACCAGCTCAAGGCCAAGCAGCGCAAGGACACCCGCTTCAGCCAGTTCATCCAG GAGGCGGAGAgccagccgcgctgccgccggctgcAGCTGAAGGACATCATCCCCACGGAAATGCAGCGCCTCACCAAGTACCCGCTGCTGCTGCACAACATCACCAAGTGCACCG AGGCCGCGGGCGAGCGGGCCAAGGTGGAGCAGGCGGCCGAGTGCTGCCGGCAGATCCTGAACCACGTCAACCAGGAGGTGCGGGACATGGAGAACCTCATG aaGCTGAAGGACTACCAGCGGCGCCTGGATCTCTCCAACCTGAAGCAGAGCATGGACCCGCTGCTGAGCGAGTTCAAG aaCACGGACATCACCAAGAGGAACCTGGTGCACGAGGGGCCGCTGACCTGGCGCGTCACCAGGGACAAGGCCGTGG acgTGCACGTGCTGCTGCTGGACgacctgctggtgctgctgcagcggcaGGAGGAGCGCCTGGTGCTGCGCTGCCACAGCCGCACCATCACGCCCACGCCCGACGGCAAGCAGATGCTGAGCCCCATCATCAAGCTCAGCTCCGCCATGACCCGCGAGGTGGCCACAG ACCACAAGGCCTTTTACGTGATCATCAGCTGGGAGAACGGGGCCCAGATCTACGAGCTGGTGGCGCAGACGGTGTCGGAGAGGAAAAA ctgGTGCGCCATGATCAGCGAGACGGCCGGCTCCCTCAAGCTCCCCGGATCCCATCGGGCCAAGACGGCGCGCGGGGGGCCGAACCCCCACAGCCCCATCTA ttaCCGGGAGCCACTGCTCAGCAGCTCGGAGAACGGGGGGTCCCTCAAGGAGCCGCTGTCCTTGGACG AGCGCGAGAAGGACGGGGCGGTGGAGGGCACCGAGTTCGAGGGGGGCCCCgagaagatggagaaggaggcGGAGCGGGTCCTGGCCGAGGTGCTGGCGCTGCGCAgacccccccgggcgggcggcgagggggccctggccgccgccgcgctgggcaGAG TGCGCGCCCTGACGCGGCTGCTGACGGGggagccccccgcggcgggcgacGGCGCCGCCTCGCCCCCCGAGGACGCCTGGgaggggccgagccgggcccccGCCGAGGAGGAGCGCCGCGACGCGGGCGACGGGGCcgagagcgagggcgagggccgcgggcagcgcgccgagggcgccgccgccgcag GGGCCACCCCGAACGGCCCCCGCTCCCCCGAGtggggggcccggctggccgcGGCGGAGGGGCCCGCGCCCCCCCTGGCGCTCGCCCCGGCGCAGGCGGCCTGGCTGCGGGACGAGCTGCGCGGC
- the ARHGEF1 gene encoding rho guanine nucleotide exchange factor 1 isoform X5 translates to MEPEEAFNGSPAAGARGGSVVAIIGAEDEDFENDIEPNPDDQNSMFQSLELVRQHPAYLMAFLQHVVLQFDSCPVLCYLHVDMLRKMNPKEGKKQFLEFCHLFLDKAGLLRVPVPHQVQFELDRTRPELLADDVQRRYLQEIQAFQEPEISRQLEDFRSKRLMGMTPGEQELTELESYQTRDVGIREAKEKQLAEVLLARLEEMHLTISSDEEKSSAIFGAIVTYMKYLGVKTKLSDSKKSKSNFFRKKISGIKKPEELQAKSRKGFSLPGAALWNRDTHNSDFRQSKVPEGEADKATHPDRKGPRASDKIDSGAARPKAGAAGTPASDPPSVAVTINPPPGEGAEGDAGLDPPGPTELGDTPPRGFCPTEPPSSEQHPTEDGAESERKRIRLPGKLGRSESLRVYERKRSQRGSAKGKQPRSRSDVDLEAAARATELEERPSLAQGRQRPTLEPGGPGGGEPPQSFLPPQSEETEPRVSELELDPPTWRQLAAPDALLRLKKSEVKRQEVINELFLTEHAHVRMLRVLLEVFYQPMLKEAFFDEQELSNIFPSLEDLVEVHTVFLDSLKKLREESNYVISEIGDVLLARFEGTEGSWFQKISARFCSRQSFALDQLKAKQRKDTRFSQFIQEAESQPRCRRLQLKDIIPTEMQRLTKYPLLLHNITKCTEAAGERAKVEQAAECCRQILNHVNQEVRDMENLMKLKDYQRRLDLSNLKQSMDPLLSEFKNTDITKRNLVHEGPLTWRVTRDKAVDVHVLLLDDLLVLLQRQEERLVLRCHSRTITPTPDGKQMLSPIIKLSSAMTREVATDHKAFYVIISWENGAQIYELVAQTVSERKNWCAMISETAGSLKLPGSHRAKTARGGPNPHSPIYYREPLLSSSENGGSLKEPLSLDEREKDGAVEGTEFEGGPEKMEKEAERVLAEVLALRRPPRAGGEGALAAAALGRVRALTRLLTGEPPAAGDGAASPPEDAWEGPSRAPAEEERRDAGDGAESEGEGRGQRAEGAAAAGATPNGPRSPEWGARLAAAEGPAPPLALAPAQAAWLRDELRGLEEALRGLKVIEEDYWQLQELLAKHSSTGCLFT, encoded by the exons ATGGAGCCCGAGGAGGCGTTTAACGGG AGCCCGGCGGCGGGTGCTCGCGGCGGGTCCGTCGTGGCCATCATCGGCGCCGAGGATGAGGACTTTGAGAACGACATCGAGCCG aaCCCCGACGACCAGAACAGCATGTTCCAGAGCCTGGAGCTGGTCCGGCAGCACCCGGCCTATCTCATGGCCTTCCTGCAGCACGTCGTCCTGCAGTTCGACTCCTGCCCCGTG ctctgctaCCTGCACGTGGACATGCTGCGCAAGATGAACCCCAAGGAGGGCAAGAAGCAGTTCCTCGAgttctgccacttgttcctggaCAAGGCCGGG CTCCTGCGGGTGCCTGTCCCCCACCAGGTGCAGTTCGAACTGG ACCGCACGCGCCCCGAGCTGCTGGCGGACGACGTGCAGCGCCGGTACCTGCAGGAAATCCAGGCCTTCCAGGAGCCCGAGATCTCCCGGCAGCTGGAGGACTTCAG GTCCAAGCGCCTGATGGGCATGACGCCGGGGGAGCAGGAGCTGACCGAGCTGGAGTCCTACCAGACCCGGGACGTCGGCATCCGGGAGGCCAAGGAGAAGCAGCTGGCGGAGGTGCTGCTGGCTCGGCTGGAGGAGATGCA CCTCACGATATCTTCCGACGAGGAAAAAAG CTCTGCCATCTTTGGTGCCATCGTGACCTACATGAAGTACCTGGGGGTTAAAACCAAACTCAGCGACAGCAAGAAATCGAAATCCAACTTCTTCCGCAAGAAG ATCTCGGGGATCAAGAAGCCCGAGGAGCTGCAAGCAAAGTCACGGAAGGGCTTCAGCCTGCCGGGGGCTGCCCTCTGGAACCGCGACACCCACA ATTCCGATTTCAGGCAAAGCAAAGTCCCTGAGGGCGAAG cGGACAAGGCGACGCACCCGGACAGGAAGGGCCCCAGAGCGTCAGACAAGATTGACAGTGGCGCCGCGCGGCCCAAagcgggggcggccgggacccccgcCTCCGACCCCCCCAGCGTGGCCGTGACCATCAACCCCCCGCCGGGGGAAGGCGCCGAAGGCGATGCAG gtTTGGACCCGCCAGGCCCCACCGAGCTGGGAGACACCCCCCCGCGAGGcttctgccccacagagccccccaGCAGCGAGCAGCACCCCACAGAAGATGGGGCTGAGAGTGAGAG AAAACGGATCAG GCTGCCGGGGAAGCTGGGGCGCTCGGAGAGCCTGCGCGTGTACGAGCGGAAGCGTTCCCAGCGCGGCTCGGCCAAGGGCAAGCAGCCGCGCTCCCGCAGCGACGTGGACCTggaggcggccgcccgcgccaCCGAGCTGGAGGAACGGCCCTCGCTGGCCCAGGGCCGCCAGAGACCCAC CCTggagccgggggggccgggggggggcgagcccccgcagtcctttctgcctccccagtCTGAGGAGACTGAGCCGCGCGTTTCGGAGCTGGAGCTGGACCCGCCGACCTGGCGCCAGctcgctgcccccgacgccctcCTCAGGCTGAAGAAGAGCGAAGTCAAGCGGCAAGAAGTCATCAACG AGCTGTTCCTGACGGAGCACGCCCACGTGCGGATGCTGCGCGTCCTGCTGGAGGTTTTCTACCAGCCCATGCTGAAGGAGGCCTTCTTCGACGAGCAGGAGCTCTCCAACATCTTCCCCAGCCTCGAGGACCTCGTGGAAGTCCACA ccGTCTTCCTCGACAGCCTGAAGAAGCTGCGGGAGGAGAGCAACTACGTCATCTCCGAGATCGGAGACGTGCTGCTGGCCCGG TTCGAGGGCACGGAGGGCAGCTGGTTCCAGAAGATCTCGGCGCGGTTCTGCAGCCGCCAGTCGTTCGCGCTGGACCAGCTCAAGGCCAAGCAGCGCAAGGACACCCGCTTCAGCCAGTTCATCCAG GAGGCGGAGAgccagccgcgctgccgccggctgcAGCTGAAGGACATCATCCCCACGGAAATGCAGCGCCTCACCAAGTACCCGCTGCTGCTGCACAACATCACCAAGTGCACCG AGGCCGCGGGCGAGCGGGCCAAGGTGGAGCAGGCGGCCGAGTGCTGCCGGCAGATCCTGAACCACGTCAACCAGGAGGTGCGGGACATGGAGAACCTCATG aaGCTGAAGGACTACCAGCGGCGCCTGGATCTCTCCAACCTGAAGCAGAGCATGGACCCGCTGCTGAGCGAGTTCAAG aaCACGGACATCACCAAGAGGAACCTGGTGCACGAGGGGCCGCTGACCTGGCGCGTCACCAGGGACAAGGCCGTGG acgTGCACGTGCTGCTGCTGGACgacctgctggtgctgctgcagcggcaGGAGGAGCGCCTGGTGCTGCGCTGCCACAGCCGCACCATCACGCCCACGCCCGACGGCAAGCAGATGCTGAGCCCCATCATCAAGCTCAGCTCCGCCATGACCCGCGAGGTGGCCACAG ACCACAAGGCCTTTTACGTGATCATCAGCTGGGAGAACGGGGCCCAGATCTACGAGCTGGTGGCGCAGACGGTGTCGGAGAGGAAAAA ctgGTGCGCCATGATCAGCGAGACGGCCGGCTCCCTCAAGCTCCCCGGATCCCATCGGGCCAAGACGGCGCGCGGGGGGCCGAACCCCCACAGCCCCATCTA ttaCCGGGAGCCACTGCTCAGCAGCTCGGAGAACGGGGGGTCCCTCAAGGAGCCGCTGTCCTTGGACG AGCGCGAGAAGGACGGGGCGGTGGAGGGCACCGAGTTCGAGGGGGGCCCCgagaagatggagaaggaggcGGAGCGGGTCCTGGCCGAGGTGCTGGCGCTGCGCAgacccccccgggcgggcggcgagggggccctggccgccgccgcgctgggcaGAG TGCGCGCCCTGACGCGGCTGCTGACGGGggagccccccgcggcgggcgacGGCGCCGCCTCGCCCCCCGAGGACGCCTGGgaggggccgagccgggcccccGCCGAGGAGGAGCGCCGCGACGCGGGCGACGGGGCcgagagcgagggcgagggccgcgggcagcgcgccgagggcgccgccgccgcag GGGCCACCCCGAACGGCCCCCGCTCCCCCGAGtggggggcccggctggccgcGGCGGAGGGGCCCGCGCCCCCCCTGGCGCTCGCCCCGGCGCAGGCGGCCTGGCTGCGGGACGAGCTGCGCGGC